Genomic window (Melioribacteraceae bacterium):
AATCAACAGCTTTGTAAGCGGTATCTGCTTTCATCAATCCGCGACTGCCATACTCACCCTCATCACCATAGCAGTAGACACAGTTCAGGTTGCAGATCTGCGAAACATTTAAACAGATTTGATTTACAGTGCTTTTTGAGTAGGGGGTATTATTTGATGAAACATGACCAGAGGATTCTGATGAAATTCCCATTTCTTTTAAAATCAGCAGTAAATTCTGATTGGGGATGGTTTCGTTTTTTCTCCATTCATGAATGTCTTTGTAGAGTTCTTTGTCTATTTTATAAAGATTCAAAGTTTCGGTTTGCAGCAAGAAATAGAAATCTCGGTATTCAAAAAAATGGTAATTATCCATAGCTCCACTTTTTTTGAACAAATATTGTATATAAAATTGTTTTTTGAATCAGTACTTATACTAGTTTTTATAGAAATATTTTGTTTTGAGAGGAAATATTTGAGTGGAATTGACCGGTTTTTCTATCTCTTTTAATGCAGCACTGTTTTCTGATGAGTATTTTATCAATTGTTGAGTGGTTGAAAACCCTAATTTTGACCTTAAGTTATTGGAGTGAAAATATATAGTTCTAGGAGAAACAAATAATTTTTCGGCGATTTGCTTGCTTCGTAGTCCCTCACCAAATAGATATAATACTTTTTTTTCCATTGGAGTCAAATTACTAAATGTGTCTTCATTAATTTTATGATTTATTGTTGTGGCATTTGTTTGGGGGATGTCGAACAATCCGATATTCAGCAGCCAACTAGTTCTTAATTTTGTATTCGGTCCAAGGATTATTAATAGCAATGATAGGATTGATGAGGAAAATAAAAAGAGAGTAAATTGATCTCTCAGAAAATCAGCTTGAATATAGTAAAGCATTACCTTCGCATTATCTTTAATAGTAATCAAAATTAGAATTAGAAGAAAAAAGCTTAATGAGGAAGCGGTTTGTAATTCTTCTTTAATTTCTTCAACAAAAAAATAAATTATGTAAAAAGATGCCATGAGAGTTATTACAGAAGGTAATAATTTGGGGAAATAGAAATATGGTAATAGTAAAATAGAGGAGAGCATTCCCCAATAAATATTTTTTCTGTCTTTATAAGGTAAAACTAAAAGTAATAGAGAAATCGACATCGGCATGAAATAGTAAGTTGGAATTTTAAACAAATAGTAAAGGATAATGAATGCTGGATCAAGAAGTGCCAGACACACAAAATAGTAGAGGAATTTTGTGTGTCTGAATATAAAAACAGGAATAATATTAATTAATATGTTGAATGCTATCAGTAACAACCAAATATCTGCCATCTGCCACACCCCATAAAACTAAGTGGTTATAATTGGCATCCCCCCGCATTAAATCTTATTGAGGATGAATTTCGATTAAACTTAAAAAAACTGATTTAAAATATCAACATTATTAATGAATTATCTTTTCTCCTATAAAACTTTCTATCAGCTCGGATTTTTATCTGCGGAGATTCTTGTTAGTTGAGTTAATTTAGTCGAATCCTATATACTGATGTATTAGCTGTAATATAGAGAGTTTTTCTATCCGAATCTCCCCAGTTGCAATTTGTTGGAGTTTCGGGGGTTTCGATTTTATCAAGATATTTTCCCTGTGGCGAAATTATCCAAACACCGCCTGGACCCGTACAATATAAATTTCCCGCCGGATCAGTCTTCATTCCATCGGCGTATCCTTTTTGAGGGATTCTGTAAAATTCTCTTTTGTTAGAAATCGTTGAATCATTAATAACATCCCAAACATAAATTATGCATTTGGGGGATTCGCACACATAAAGTTTTTTTTCATCTGGGGAGAAACATATTCCGTTTGGTTTATCAAACGTGTCATCAATTAAAGTGACTTTACCAGTTGTACTAATTCTGTAAATTCCTTTGTGAGATAATTCAGTTGATTCCCCTTCGGGAACGTTAAAATCGGGATCGGTGAAAAATATGGAACCATCCGACTTCACAACTAAATCGTTAGGACTATTAAATTTTTTCCCTTTATAGTGTGAGGCGAGGACGGTTTGAGAGCCATCACTTTCGAGTCTGGCCACTCTTCTTAATTGTGTTTGCGCCATTATTAAATTACCATTATTATCATAAGTTAAACCGTTTGAAATACCCGAAGGCTTTAAGTAAACACTCGTACCGGAATCTTCAGTCCATCTGTACATTGTATTTGCAGGTTGCATATCGCTAAATAGTAAACCAAATCCATCTTTCCACACAGGTCCCTCAACAAATACAAATCCAGTAGCAATTTTTTCAAGTTTTGCATTTTGGGGGATTGGCGATTGCGCGTTGGCGATAGATATTTGCACTAGTAATACTATTATAATAAAATATTTTGTTTTCACTTCAACTCCATTAATAATATAATTGCAACACTAATTTATAATAGTTTTTAATTAATTAAATATGGCAAACGACAATTGGATGAAAAAATTTTAAAAAACTGGAAGCGCGCGGTTATTAAAATTGGCAGTTCCTTGATTGCACCTGGCGGAAAAAGTATAAGCGCAAAACATACATTGCCTATTGCAAAATTTATTACTGAATGCAGAGCCAAGGGAAAGGAAATCATACTGGTTTCATCGGGCGCTGTCGCGGCAGGATTATCGACCCAGCCACAAATGCAGAGAAGAACTTCAAGAACAATCCCCGAAAAACAAGCTCTCGCGGCAATTGGACAGCCATTATTAATGCAAAGTTGGAGTCGTTTTTTTGATTTTCCCTGTTCTCAATTATTATTGACACATGAAGATATTAATGACAGGAAACGATTTGTAAATGCAAAAAATACACTTCATATTCTATTGGAATTAGGAACGCTTCCAATATTTAACGAAAACGATACTGTTGCGGTGGAAGAATTAAAAGTTGGAGATAATGATAATCTTGCCGCTTATGTGGCAATGTTAGCCGAAGCTGATTTGTTAATAATTTGTTCCGATGTTGATGGATTGTATGAGACAGACCCGAATAAAAATGGAAACGCAAAATTAATTCCTGTCGTTAAAAAAATTGATCAAAGTATATTCGACTTTGCGCTTGGCTCTAATAATCCAGTGGCAACTGGTGGAATGAAAACAAAAATAGAAGCAGCCCATAAAGCAGCAGTTCGGGGAATCAATACAATTATCATCAATAGTACTAAAAGCGAAGTTCTTGATGACCTATTAAAAGATAAAGTTTCTGGCACAATATTCTTGAAATCAAATAATCCAATGACCGCAAAAAAACATTGGATTTTTCACGCACATAAGCCAAAAGGAAAAATATTTATTGATGCCGGCGCTTCTAAAGCAATAATACAAAAGGGGGCTTCACTTCTTCCATCCGGAATAAATAGATCAGAGGGGAATTTCAAGAAAGGGGACGCGGTTGAGATAATTGTGCTTTCAGATAACACACAAAACACAGTAGCAAAAGGAATTGTTAAGTATAATTCAGATGAAATCAAAATAATTGCTGGTAAAAAAAGCAGGGAGATAATCACACTTCTGGGGTATAATATTTCCGACGAAATAATAAATAGAGATGAACTTGTTTTAATTCAAGAATTATAGGTGCCTGATTGGATAAACAATTATTAGAAATTGTAAAAAATAGTTTTTCGGCTTCAAAAAAATTGGCAAAGTTGAATAGCGCAAAAAAGGATGAAATTCTTTCTGCGATGGCGGATCAACTTGTACATAGTGAGGAGTTAATACTGAACGCCAACAAAACTGATATTGAATATGCGAGAAAGAAGCAGTTATCCGATTCGATGATAGATAGATTATTATTAACTTCCGAAAGACTTCATTCTATGGCGAACGCAATTCGCGAAGTAATTGAACTGTCTGATCCTGTTGGAAAATTTAGTGGTCAGAGAATTAGACCGAATGGATTGAATATAAATATGATGAGTATTCCTCTTGGGGTCATTGCAATCATTTATGAAGCCCGACCTAATGTTACATCGGATGCGGCCGCACTTTGTATTAAAAGTGGAAACGCTGTAATTCTTAGAGGAGGCTCCGAAGCATTTAATTCTAATATTGAAATAGTAAAAGCTTTACGCTCCGGCATTGAATCAACAAATGTTGATCCATCTATACTTTCTTTTATTCCAACTACAGATCGAGATGCAATGCTGGAATTGTTAAAGCTTGATGAGTATATTGATTTGGTAATTCCACGAGGCGGGGAAGGATTAATTCGTTTTGTTGCAGAGAATAGCCGCATTCCAGTTATAAAACATTATAAAGGAGTGTGTCATTTATATATAGATGAAGCAGCAGATCAGGATACCGCAATAAATATCTTAATTGATGGAAAAACCTCTCGTCCAGGCGTTTGTAACGCGCTCGAAACAATGCTTGTTCATAAAAATATAGCCAATGAATTTTTACCAAAAGCAGAAGCATTTCTAATTTCTAAAAATGTTGAAATAAGAGGATGCTCTGAAACAATCAAAATATTGCCAAATATTAAACTTGCTGATGATAATGATTTTTATGCTGAATATTTATCTCTAATTATTTCAATCAAAGTGGTCGACAATATTGATGAGGCGGTGGCTCATATTGAAAAGTATGGATCAAATCATACGGAAGTTATTGTTACAAAGAATAATGAAAGTGCTGAAAAATTTATCAAAGAAATAAATTCATCGTCGGTAATGGTAAATGCTTCTTCCCGGTTTGCAGATGGGGGAGAATTAGGACTTGGCGCAGAAATAGGAATTTCTACAACAAAGCTTCATGCATATGGACCGATGGGACTTGAATCCCTAACAACTAAGAAATTTGTAGTTATTGGAGATGGGCAAGTCCGGCACAAAATTAATTGAGTAATTAATTATTGTGAGGCGGTCTCATCACATTTAATAAATTAAGAATAATAAAGACTGATTCATTATCGCGGACAACTGCCTGAACGAAATCATTTTCTGTTTTCTTTTTAAAGTCGGGTGGACTTTCAATTTGTTCTGCTTTCACATCATAAACACCATCAACACTATCAACAATTAACCCCAATCGAATAATTACTTTATTGATCTCATCTTCAACAATAATAATTCTTGTTTTATCGTTATATGCGGTTTCTTCCAAACCAATTTTTAAGCGCAAATCTATAACAGGCACAATATTGCCTCTTAAATTAATTACACCCTTTATATAGTGATGTGCATTTGGAACACGTGTAATGTTTGTTAATCTGATAATAGAAGTAATTCTTAAAATATCAATGGCGAAAGTTTCTTTTTCAAGGAAGAAGCGTAAATATTTTCCTTCAAGACTGAGCGCGGCCTTTGTATGAGCATCAATGTCTCCCTTTTCGGTACGTTCGAGCAATTGTCTTGCTTTTTCAACAAAATCAATTTTTGAGGCTTTGCTAACCGCATCGCTTTTATCTTTATCGGAACATACTAAATCTGCAAATCTCATATCAAAGAATTGATTCAAATCAATAATATTTCCAATACCCATTTCTTTGTTCATATAATTCTGAATGAAATCTAAATCGGCTTTTACAGGGTAAAGGTTGCTTGTTTTAATTCCCTTCGGTTCTGTTAAAACATTTTTAAGAACAGGTACCTTTAAGCCAAGTTCCTTTTTCGGGTCAAGAAATTCAACTGCGATCTCTGCGGCAAGTGCCGGTTTTTCTTCTATATATCTACCGGCTTGAACAATATATGAAACAAATTCCTGAACAGCCTCCGGAAAGTTTTTTATGAAATCAGATTGAACCGCCAATACACAGCAGGGATGATTTTCCCACAATTCACTAGAAAGATACTGAAGATCAGCAATTCCACCGGCAATTGCTTTCGTGCCAATAGGTTCAGCAACCATATACCCACTGGCTTTTTCGTTCTCATTTAAAAACTCGGGCATCTTAATTGGAGCAACAACTTCAAATTCCACATCCACATTTGGTTCACCTGTAACTCCCGGATTCAA
Coding sequences:
- a CDS encoding helix-turn-helix transcriptional regulator, which produces MADIWLLLIAFNILINIIPVFIFRHTKFLYYFVCLALLDPAFIILYYLFKIPTYYFMPMSISLLLLVLPYKDRKNIYWGMLSSILLLPYFYFPKLLPSVITLMASFYIIYFFVEEIKEELQTASSLSFFLLILILITIKDNAKVMLYYIQADFLRDQFTLFLFSSSILSLLLIILGPNTKLRTSWLLNIGLFDIPQTNATTINHKINEDTFSNLTPMEKKVLYLFGEGLRSKQIAEKLFVSPRTIYFHSNNLRSKLGFSTTQQLIKYSSENSAALKEIEKPVNSTQIFPLKTKYFYKN
- a CDS encoding SMP-30/gluconolactonase/LRE family protein: MKTKYFIIIVLLVQISIANAQSPIPQNAKLEKIATGFVFVEGPVWKDGFGLLFSDMQPANTMYRWTEDSGTSVYLKPSGISNGLTYDNNGNLIMAQTQLRRVARLESDGSQTVLASHYKGKKFNSPNDLVVKSDGSIFFTDPDFNVPEGESTELSHKGIYRISTTGKVTLIDDTFDKPNGICFSPDEKKLYVCESPKCIIYVWDVINDSTISNKREFYRIPQKGYADGMKTDPAGNLYCTGPGGVWIISPQGKYLDKIETPETPTNCNWGDSDRKTLYITANTSVYRIRLN
- the proB gene encoding glutamate 5-kinase; translated protein: MDEKILKNWKRAVIKIGSSLIAPGGKSISAKHTLPIAKFITECRAKGKEIILVSSGAVAAGLSTQPQMQRRTSRTIPEKQALAAIGQPLLMQSWSRFFDFPCSQLLLTHEDINDRKRFVNAKNTLHILLELGTLPIFNENDTVAVEELKVGDNDNLAAYVAMLAEADLLIICSDVDGLYETDPNKNGNAKLIPVVKKIDQSIFDFALGSNNPVATGGMKTKIEAAHKAAVRGINTIIINSTKSEVLDDLLKDKVSGTIFLKSNNPMTAKKHWIFHAHKPKGKIFIDAGASKAIIQKGASLLPSGINRSEGNFKKGDAVEIIVLSDNTQNTVAKGIVKYNSDEIKIIAGKKSREIITLLGYNISDEIINRDELVLIQEL
- a CDS encoding glutamate-5-semialdehyde dehydrogenase; translated protein: MDKQLLEIVKNSFSASKKLAKLNSAKKDEILSAMADQLVHSEELILNANKTDIEYARKKQLSDSMIDRLLLTSERLHSMANAIREVIELSDPVGKFSGQRIRPNGLNINMMSIPLGVIAIIYEARPNVTSDAAALCIKSGNAVILRGGSEAFNSNIEIVKALRSGIESTNVDPSILSFIPTTDRDAMLELLKLDEYIDLVIPRGGEGLIRFVAENSRIPVIKHYKGVCHLYIDEAADQDTAINILIDGKTSRPGVCNALETMLVHKNIANEFLPKAEAFLISKNVEIRGCSETIKILPNIKLADDNDFYAEYLSLIISIKVVDNIDEAVAHIEKYGSNHTEVIVTKNNESAEKFIKEINSSSVMVNASSRFADGGELGLGAEIGISTTKLHAYGPMGLESLTTKKFVVIGDGQVRHKIN
- a CDS encoding chemotaxis protein CheW yields the protein MELQKNIKILLVEDAGVMRQMELKTLNSLGFTNVIQAENGKRAVEYLENDSKVELIISDWNMPEMDGFELLKWVRSNDSTKDIPFLMATGRGEKKEIESAASAGVSSFISKPFNNTELLEKMNEAFGIKNESDEIKEVNYESKVTSSGKVKMKAIHIQITDHLTLGVLKHLIKKKEIEPKHFELETECMSSWNTVAKSLENGTADVAFILAPLAMDLYNYGVPLRLILFAHKNGSCCVRNKTGNHVTGKDFFRGKSFYIPHKMSIHNMLSHIFFKNIGLNPGVTGEPNVDVEFEVVAPIKMPEFLNENEKASGYMVAEPIGTKAIAGGIADLQYLSSELWENHPCCVLAVQSDFIKNFPEAVQEFVSYIVQAGRYIEEKPALAAEIAVEFLDPKKELGLKVPVLKNVLTEPKGIKTSNLYPVKADLDFIQNYMNKEMGIGNIIDLNQFFDMRFADLVCSDKDKSDAVSKASKIDFVEKARQLLERTEKGDIDAHTKAALSLEGKYLRFFLEKETFAIDILRITSIIRLTNITRVPNAHHYIKGVINLRGNIVPVIDLRLKIGLEETAYNDKTRIIIVEDEINKVIIRLGLIVDSVDGVYDVKAEQIESPPDFKKKTENDFVQAVVRDNESVFIILNLLNVMRPPHNN